The Dendropsophus ebraccatus isolate aDenEbr1 chromosome 3, aDenEbr1.pat, whole genome shotgun sequence genome includes a region encoding these proteins:
- the LOC138786559 gene encoding uncharacterized protein produces MKDVFILFIMCSAWVGWGTTEVAITQDEEFITLWYNSSNTHIATFKVNFNLPRGMTYDEGTVWYMCVTDDNYWGPHCDSWGAVGWNTGDTDWGYRPEAILQRKDKNGKPLLDRLTLLKPLCVKKKKVKLVITIENPSANDAGTYVIGGYGGMASGYKAGIKLKDMFDSPEWRTEEKQATDIIHLAKSHMQMYNEMVAISDPTVEEVYAVETGYSDTNYWLEWMKYTAAQYNQSNCYVCSSARPHLGSVPLHLDPASERCFLSLFTNTTTNNPICETWKVKYPIITQAPTRSQGITIYPGNYTCFVSEGEGRNLGKFEPGYCGSYSNVTRDQLLNQVQSVADVFWICGDMKIRPKLEGNWTGECALAKALKPLHVIPLEDSKMEEVFSHSRIARSLDSSIRHKRTVDLTPKGSFDPHIYIGAIGVPRGVPDEFKARDQVKAGFE; encoded by the coding sequence ATGAAAGACGTCTTTATCCTTTTTATAATGTGTTCTGCCTGGGTGGGTTGGGGGACAACAGAGGTAGCAATTACACAAGATGAGGAGTTCATTACTCTCTGGTATAATTCATCCAACACCCATATAGCAACTTTTAAGGTCAATTTTAATCTACCCAGGGGAATGACATACGATGAGGGgactgtgtggtatatgtgtgttACTGATGATAACTATTGGGGTCCACATTGCGAttcctggggggcagtgggatggAACACTGGAGACACTGATTGGGGATATAGACCAGAAGCTATACTACAGAGGAAAGACAAGAATGGGAAACCCTTACTCGATAGACTGACCTTACTCAAACCACTGTGTGTTAAGAAGAAGAAGGTGAAACTAGTTATAACCATAGAAAACCCCAGTGCTAATGATGCAGGAACATATGTTATAGGTGGATATGGGGGAATGGCATCTGGTTATAAGGCAGGGATCAAGCTGAAGGACATGTTTGATTCTCCAGAGTGGAGAACAGAGGAGAAACAAGCAACAGATATAATACATTTGGCCAAATCCCACATGCAAATGTATAATGAGATGGTAGCTATCTCAGACCCCACGGTAGAAGAGGTATATGCAGTTGAGACAGGATACAGTGATACCAACTATTGGTTAGAATGGATGAAATACACTGCAGCACAATACAACCAATCAAACTGTTATGTATGCTCTAGTGCCCGCCCACACCTTGGGTCAGTTCCCCTACACCTAGACCCAGCTTCAGAACGGTGTTTCCTCAGCCTGTTCACCAACACTACTACTAACAACCCGATTTGTGAGACTTGGAAAGTAAAATATCCCATAATCACACAAGCACCCACCCGAAGTCAGGGAATCACAATATACCCTGGTAATTACACATGCTTCGTGAGCGAAGGGGAGGGTAGAAACCTGGGTAAGTTTGAACCAGGCTATTGTGGAAGTTACAGTAACGTAACCAGAGACCAACTCCTGAACCAGGTCCAATCAGTAgctgatgtgttctggatctgtGGGGATATGAAAATAAGACCCAAACTTGAAGGTAATTGGACAGGGGAATGTGCACTAGCCAAGGCCCTAAAGCCACTTCATGTAATACCCCTTGAAGATAGTAAGATGGAAGAGGTTTTCTCTCATTCTAGAATTGCAAGGTCCCTCGACTCTTCCATCAGACACAAGAGAACTGTTGATCTGACCCCAAAGGGAAGCTTTGACCCACACATATACATAGGTGCCATAGGAGTCCCAAGGGGGGTGCCAGATGAGTTTAAAGCTAGGGACCAGGTGAAAGCAGGATTTGAATAA